The following proteins are encoded in a genomic region of Flammeovirga pectinis:
- a CDS encoding GH92 family glycosyl hydrolase produces the protein MKSLLLSFITLLLFVSCGNNKDVKNTQKERYTNYVNPFVGTDGPGNTYPGATVPHGMVQLSPDNGYGGWDRIAGYFWPDSTIAGFSHTHLTGTGAGDLYDILVMPLNSKSNRTIVENGNVRPVSLFSHDQEHAEPGFYSVDLLDYDIQAEMTATERTGFHKYTFPKDDDSQIYINLGYALNWDGPTDTYFKVIDNQTVVGYRYSSGWAAVQKEHFIAKFSVPFTSFELVNSENGALKKVEGKEIKGKMTRAYFHFDTPKAKNEVLLKVALSSVSIEGAEENLMTENTSWNFDNVRKEASDVWEAELSKIKIETMNEEHRKVFYTAMYQSLLAPTLYSDVNGEYKGADQKTHKAEGFKRYDTFSLWDTYRAAHPLYTMIHTQRVPDMINSFLAHYDETGLLPVWSMKGNETNMMIGYHAVPIITDAYFKGIKGFDVDKAYRACKASAMNKEGDEMANYMKYGYVPLNYDHENWSVSKTLEYAYDDWCVAEFAQALGKTKDYNYFAKRAENWRNVYDNESSFMRPKDAKGNFIKDFVAKDYTDHFCESNAWQYFFYVPQNIEGLIEALGGNDRFEQKLDSMFTYYPTADDELPIFSTGMIGQYAHGNEPSHHVAYLYNYINKPEKGQKLLREIMNTQYKSTPDGVCGNEDCGQMSSWFILSSLGLYPVNPGNAMYDLGTPLFKKATVTLGNGNTLTVLGMEMTDENPTASKVLFNGKEIKNWKISHTELMKGGTLEFIR, from the coding sequence ATGAAATCATTATTACTATCATTTATCACGTTACTTCTTTTTGTTTCTTGTGGAAATAATAAAGATGTAAAGAATACACAAAAAGAGAGGTATACAAATTATGTAAACCCATTTGTTGGAACAGATGGACCTGGTAATACATACCCAGGAGCAACAGTTCCGCATGGTATGGTACAATTAAGTCCAGACAATGGTTATGGGGGTTGGGATAGAATTGCAGGTTATTTTTGGCCTGATTCTACTATTGCTGGTTTCTCTCATACTCACCTTACAGGAACGGGGGCTGGAGATTTGTATGATATACTTGTAATGCCTCTTAATAGTAAATCAAATAGAACAATTGTTGAAAATGGAAATGTAAGACCAGTGTCTTTATTTTCTCACGATCAAGAACATGCTGAACCAGGTTTTTATTCTGTAGACTTATTGGATTACGATATTCAGGCAGAAATGACTGCTACAGAGAGAACTGGTTTTCATAAATATACTTTCCCTAAAGATGATGATTCTCAAATCTATATCAACTTAGGGTATGCATTAAATTGGGATGGACCTACTGATACTTATTTTAAAGTAATTGATAACCAAACGGTTGTTGGATATCGTTACTCTTCTGGTTGGGCGGCCGTTCAGAAAGAACACTTCATTGCAAAATTTAGCGTTCCATTTACATCTTTTGAATTGGTTAATTCTGAAAATGGAGCTTTAAAGAAAGTTGAAGGTAAAGAGATTAAAGGGAAAATGACAAGAGCATATTTTCATTTTGATACACCTAAAGCAAAGAATGAAGTATTATTAAAAGTAGCATTATCTTCTGTAAGTATAGAAGGTGCTGAAGAGAATTTAATGACTGAAAATACGTCATGGAATTTTGATAATGTAAGAAAAGAAGCATCTGATGTTTGGGAAGCGGAGTTGTCAAAAATTAAGATTGAAACAATGAATGAAGAACATAGAAAAGTGTTTTATACGGCAATGTATCAATCATTATTAGCTCCAACGTTATATTCTGATGTGAACGGAGAATACAAAGGCGCTGATCAAAAAACACATAAAGCAGAAGGTTTTAAAAGATATGATACTTTTTCTTTATGGGATACTTACAGAGCTGCACACCCATTGTATACAATGATTCATACACAGCGTGTTCCCGATATGATAAATTCATTTTTAGCACATTATGATGAAACAGGTTTGTTACCAGTTTGGTCTATGAAAGGGAATGAAACTAATATGATGATTGGATATCATGCGGTGCCAATTATTACAGATGCCTATTTTAAAGGAATTAAAGGTTTTGATGTTGATAAGGCATATAGAGCTTGTAAAGCATCTGCAATGAACAAAGAAGGTGATGAAATGGCCAATTATATGAAGTATGGTTACGTTCCTTTAAATTATGATCATGAAAATTGGTCAGTTTCTAAAACGTTAGAATATGCATACGACGATTGGTGTGTAGCTGAATTTGCTCAGGCACTAGGGAAAACAAAAGATTACAATTACTTCGCGAAAAGAGCAGAGAATTGGAGAAATGTTTATGATAACGAATCTTCTTTTATGCGTCCTAAAGATGCAAAAGGGAATTTTATTAAAGATTTTGTTGCTAAAGATTATACAGATCATTTCTGTGAAAGTAATGCTTGGCAGTACTTCTTCTATGTACCTCAAAACATAGAAGGTTTAATTGAAGCTTTAGGAGGTAATGATCGTTTTGAACAAAAATTAGATTCGATGTTTACTTACTATCCTACAGCTGATGATGAGTTGCCAATTTTTTCTACAGGAATGATTGGACAATACGCTCATGGTAACGAACCATCTCATCATGTAGCTTACTTATATAATTATATTAATAAGCCTGAAAAAGGACAGAAGTTACTTAGAGAGATTATGAATACGCAATATAAATCTACACCTGATGGTGTTTGTGGTAACGAAGATTGCGGACAAATGTCATCTTGGTTTATTCTAAGTTCTTTAGGTTTATACCCTGTAAACCCAGGGAATGCAATGTATGATTTAGGTACTCCATTATTTAAAAAAGCCACAGTTACTTTAGGTAATGGCAATACACTTACCGTATTAGGAATGGAGATGACCGACGAAAATCCAACTGCTTCTAAAGTTTTATTTAATGGAAAAGAAATAAAGAATTGGAAGATCTCACATACGGAATTAATGAAAGGAGGAACTTTAGAGTTCATTAGATAA
- a CDS encoding isoaspartyl peptidase/L-asparaginase family protein — translation MRSRRDFLKFSALSSAALLTPTLQSFSFAGKRKGNKPLMISTWNHGFGANAAGWEILENGGSSLDAVEAGVRVPEADPNERSVGYGGLPDRDGKVTLDACIMNHEYECGAVAFIEDIMHPISVARLVMEKTPHAMIVGEGAKQFALDQGFKSENLLTEKSKKDWEEWLKKSEYKPVINIENHDTIGALAIDAKGHIAGACTTSGAAYKMHGRVGDSPLIGAGLFVDGEIGAACATGLGEAVIRTAGSAMVVEHMRNGKSPAEACEMAVQRIMHTHKNKMENLQVGFIAINKDGEYGGFSIRNGFNFAVVDTAKGNRMEDAEFKIKW, via the coding sequence ATGCGTAGCAGAAGAGATTTTCTTAAATTTTCGGCATTATCATCAGCCGCTTTATTAACTCCAACATTACAATCTTTTTCATTTGCAGGTAAAAGAAAAGGGAATAAACCTTTAATGATTTCTACTTGGAACCATGGTTTTGGTGCTAATGCAGCAGGATGGGAGATTTTAGAAAATGGAGGTTCTTCTTTAGATGCAGTAGAAGCAGGCGTTAGAGTTCCTGAAGCTGATCCAAATGAAAGAAGTGTTGGTTATGGAGGATTACCAGACCGTGATGGAAAAGTTACGCTTGATGCTTGTATCATGAACCATGAATACGAATGTGGTGCAGTAGCTTTTATTGAAGACATAATGCACCCAATTTCTGTAGCTCGTTTAGTAATGGAAAAAACACCTCATGCAATGATAGTAGGTGAAGGAGCTAAACAGTTTGCACTAGACCAAGGCTTTAAATCAGAAAATCTGCTAACTGAAAAATCTAAAAAAGATTGGGAAGAGTGGTTAAAGAAATCAGAATATAAGCCAGTTATTAATATCGAAAACCATGATACAATTGGTGCTTTAGCAATAGATGCAAAAGGACATATTGCTGGTGCATGTACTACTTCTGGAGCTGCATATAAAATGCACGGAAGAGTTGGAGATTCTCCATTAATTGGAGCTGGTTTATTTGTAGATGGTGAAATTGGTGCCGCTTGTGCAACAGGGTTAGGTGAGGCAGTAATTAGAACGGCTGGTTCTGCAATGGTTGTAGAACACATGAGAAATGGTAAATCTCCTGCAGAGGCTTGCGAAATGGCTGTACAAAGAATAATGCACACGCATAAAAATAAAATGGAAAACCTTCAAGTAGGTTTTATTGCAATAAATAAAGACGGTGAATATGGCGGTTTCAGTATCAGAAACGGGTTCAATTTTGCTGTTGTAGATACTGCAAAAGGAAATAGAATGGAGGATGCCGAATTTAAAATAAAGTGGTAA
- a CDS encoding acyl-CoA carboxylase subunit beta — MNTNQNSSQPTSFQALIDELKAKREKVFLGGGQKKIDKHKAKGKLTARERVDLLIDSKESFIEIGTFTGEDMYKEHGGCPSGGVIVGIGKVAKRQCVIVANDATVKAGAWFPITGKKNLRAQEIAIENKIPIIYLVDSAGVYLPLQDEIFPDKEHFGRIFRNNAIMSSEGIPQIAAIMGSCVAGGAYLPIMSDEALIVEGTGSVFLAGSYLVKSAIGESIDNETLGGATTHSEISGVTDYKCENDEACLIQIRSLMDKMGHNPKAGFDRSTPVLPKKLTSELVDLLPIDRTKPYNMVEIIQRIVDNSEFEQYKEGYGQSILCGYARIDGWAVGIVANQRTIVKSKTGEMQMGGVIYSDSADKSARFIMNCNQKKIPLLFIHDVTGFMVGSRSEHNGIIKDGAKMVNAMSNSVVPKFSLVVGNSYGAGNYAMCGKAYDPRLMLAWPTSQIAVMSGKSAATTLLQIKIATLKGQGKELSKEDEKELFDEIKTKYDSQLSPYYAASRLWIDEVIAPNETRKYLSLGIEAANHAPIEKRFNVGVIQA, encoded by the coding sequence ATGAACACTAACCAAAACTCATCTCAACCTACCTCATTTCAAGCTTTAATTGACGAACTAAAAGCAAAGCGTGAAAAGGTATTTTTAGGAGGTGGTCAGAAGAAAATTGATAAACACAAAGCAAAAGGAAAACTCACGGCAAGAGAACGTGTTGATTTATTAATCGACAGTAAAGAATCTTTTATTGAGATCGGTACTTTTACCGGAGAAGACATGTACAAAGAGCATGGAGGATGCCCTTCAGGCGGTGTAATTGTTGGCATTGGGAAGGTAGCTAAAAGACAATGCGTAATTGTGGCAAATGATGCAACTGTAAAGGCTGGAGCTTGGTTTCCTATCACAGGAAAAAAGAACCTTAGAGCACAAGAAATTGCAATTGAAAATAAAATCCCAATTATTTATTTAGTTGATAGCGCTGGAGTTTACCTCCCTTTACAAGATGAGATTTTCCCTGATAAAGAACACTTTGGAAGAATATTCAGAAACAATGCTATAATGTCTTCCGAAGGGATTCCTCAAATTGCAGCAATTATGGGGAGTTGCGTTGCAGGTGGAGCATACTTACCTATTATGTCTGATGAAGCACTTATTGTTGAAGGAACAGGATCTGTATTTTTAGCAGGTTCTTATCTTGTAAAATCTGCAATTGGAGAGTCTATTGATAATGAAACATTAGGTGGAGCCACAACGCATTCAGAGATTTCTGGTGTAACAGACTACAAATGTGAAAACGATGAAGCCTGTTTAATTCAGATACGAAGTTTGATGGATAAAATGGGACATAATCCTAAGGCAGGATTTGACCGTTCTACTCCTGTTCTTCCTAAGAAACTAACTTCTGAATTAGTTGATCTATTACCTATTGATCGAACGAAACCATATAATATGGTTGAAATAATTCAACGTATTGTTGATAATTCTGAATTTGAGCAATACAAAGAAGGTTACGGCCAAAGTATATTATGTGGTTATGCTAGAATTGATGGATGGGCAGTTGGTATTGTCGCAAACCAAAGAACAATAGTAAAGTCTAAAACTGGCGAAATGCAAATGGGTGGTGTAATTTACTCTGATTCAGCAGATAAATCAGCTCGCTTTATTATGAACTGTAACCAGAAAAAAATCCCTTTACTCTTTATACATGATGTTACCGGATTTATGGTAGGTAGTAGATCTGAACACAATGGAATTATTAAAGACGGTGCTAAAATGGTGAATGCAATGAGTAATTCCGTTGTACCAAAATTTAGTCTTGTAGTAGGTAATTCGTATGGTGCTGGAAATTATGCCATGTGTGGAAAAGCATACGATCCTAGATTAATGCTTGCATGGCCAACTTCTCAGATTGCTGTAATGAGTGGAAAATCTGCTGCAACTACTCTTTTACAAATTAAAATAGCCACATTAAAAGGGCAAGGAAAAGAACTTTCTAAAGAAGATGAAAAAGAGTTATTTGATGAAATCAAAACAAAATATGACTCTCAACTTTCTCCATATTATGCAGCTTCTCGATTATGGATTGATGAAGTTATTGCACCTAATGAAACAAGGAAATATCTATCATTAGGAATTGAAGCAGCAAATCATGCTCCTATTGAAAAACGCTTTAATGTAGGTGTTATTCAAGCATAA
- a CDS encoding ExbD/TolR family protein, with protein MGLKPENKIDPTFNMSSMTDMIFLLLVFFMLTSNFVTPSGLPIAVPSSKAAKKVMPKVYVSITKDLHYYVNEVEVPLSFLEDELRAVLPAKQEGVVVLTVDKDVSVQHLVNVAGIATGLKAKVSIATKPTATVGK; from the coding sequence ATGGGATTAAAACCAGAAAATAAAATCGATCCTACTTTTAATATGTCATCAATGACAGACATGATTTTCTTGTTATTGGTGTTCTTTATGCTAACATCTAACTTTGTAACTCCTTCAGGGCTTCCTATTGCTGTACCGAGTAGTAAGGCAGCTAAAAAGGTAATGCCAAAAGTGTATGTAAGTATTACAAAAGATCTTCATTATTATGTTAACGAAGTAGAAGTGCCTCTTAGTTTTTTAGAAGATGAATTAAGAGCAGTATTACCTGCAAAACAAGAAGGAGTAGTTGTTTTAACTGTTGATAAAGATGTATCTGTTCAACATTTAGTAAATGTAGCAGGTATTGCAACAGGATTAAAAGCTAAAGTTTCTATTGCTACAAAACCTACTGCTACAGTAGGTAAATAA
- a CDS encoding MotA/TolQ/ExbB proton channel family protein, translating into MNLLSVLQGTEMPANGMAATIEESVSLFELIEKGGITMVILGVLFVIAMYILVNRVLTIRKAKKDPRALLDKVKAQVLKGDIDAAKKYCARDTTPMGKMLEAGLKHISSNLNTIEKSIENIAKVELYKLEKSVATVGMISGAAPMIGFFGTVIGMINAFIAISQEEGSVSPKLLSSGIYEAMITTAGGLAVGIFAYISYNFLVRQIEDVVHKMEVVTIEFIELLQSPN; encoded by the coding sequence ATGAATTTATTGTCCGTTTTACAAGGAACAGAAATGCCTGCCAATGGTATGGCAGCAACTATAGAAGAAAGTGTATCACTTTTTGAATTGATAGAAAAAGGTGGGATTACAATGGTAATTCTAGGTGTTCTATTTGTGATTGCAATGTATATTTTAGTCAATAGAGTACTAACAATACGAAAAGCAAAAAAAGACCCTAGAGCATTATTAGATAAAGTTAAAGCACAAGTACTTAAAGGCGATATTGATGCTGCCAAAAAATATTGTGCGAGAGATACTACTCCAATGGGGAAAATGTTAGAAGCAGGTCTTAAACATATTTCTTCAAATTTAAATACAATAGAAAAGAGTATTGAAAATATAGCTAAGGTAGAACTATACAAATTAGAAAAATCTGTAGCAACAGTAGGTATGATCTCTGGAGCAGCACCAATGATTGGTTTCTTTGGTACTGTAATAGGTATGATAAATGCGTTTATAGCAATCTCTCAAGAAGAAGGTTCTGTAAGTCCAAAATTATTATCATCTGGCATTTATGAAGCTATGATTACAACTGCTGGAGGACTAGCTGTTGGTATTTTTGCTTATATATCGTATAACTTTCTTGTAAGACAAATTGAAGATGTTGTACATAAGATGGAAGTAGTTACAATCGAATTTATTGAGTTATTACAATCACCTAATTAA
- a CDS encoding SPOR domain-containing protein: protein MIAEAIKSALLDWGVVVVPDLGTFWSEESGAEVSPSGNIIKPPHVSISFSSAEDDIEMYSLVTFISKTEDLDEDEVAIQVSMFVANLQQRLDDGEIAPIGDLGYFLTDESGETSFRQRSESNIEPDSFGLPKITATPLMENDIQDEEEEYSELEEEEEEKSSKPVWLYVSIPVILLLTAVGYFLIKPTTPVVVKTEQETQQEEVIEEETIQEEDNEIDVKTTTIDIKKVNDDIQEVEVTEEVFVEEETGRPGHSDGHYHIVISSFNNQKQADAAIKQAKKKGFDDVGVIVSKGKYRVAIKGYQSHKDAKADLESTQRAFKGAWVWRY, encoded by the coding sequence ATGATTGCTGAAGCTATTAAAAGTGCACTTCTTGATTGGGGTGTGGTCGTTGTACCGGATTTGGGAACCTTTTGGTCTGAAGAAAGTGGAGCAGAAGTGTCGCCATCAGGAAACATAATTAAACCTCCTCATGTATCTATTTCTTTCTCATCAGCAGAAGATGATATAGAGATGTATTCGTTAGTAACTTTCATTTCTAAAACAGAAGATTTAGATGAAGACGAAGTGGCGATTCAAGTAAGTATGTTTGTTGCAAATCTTCAGCAACGTTTAGACGATGGAGAAATAGCACCGATTGGAGATTTAGGTTATTTTCTTACTGATGAGAGTGGAGAAACTAGTTTTAGACAAAGATCTGAAAGTAATATAGAACCTGATAGTTTTGGGTTGCCTAAAATTACAGCTACTCCTTTAATGGAAAATGATATTCAAGACGAAGAGGAAGAATATAGTGAGTTAGAAGAAGAAGAGGAAGAGAAAAGTTCTAAACCAGTTTGGTTATATGTTTCTATTCCTGTAATACTTCTTCTTACTGCAGTAGGTTACTTTTTAATTAAACCTACAACTCCAGTAGTTGTAAAAACAGAACAAGAAACTCAACAAGAAGAAGTTATTGAAGAGGAAACTATTCAAGAAGAGGACAATGAAATTGATGTGAAAACAACAACAATTGATATCAAAAAAGTAAATGATGATATTCAAGAAGTAGAAGTTACGGAAGAGGTGTTTGTAGAAGAAGAAACGGGAAGACCGGGGCATTCTGATGGGCATTATCATATTGTGATTTCATCGTTTAACAATCAAAAACAAGCAGATGCAGCCATTAAACAGGCTAAAAAGAAAGGCTTTGATGATGTTGGCGTGATTGTTTCTAAAGGGAAATATAGAGTAGCCATAAAAGGGTATCAATCTCATAAAGATGCTAAAGCTGACTTAGAGAGTACTCAAAGAGCATTTAAAGGAGCTTGGGTGTGGCGTTATTAA